TCCCATCGTTACGCGCGTCATAGAGCGCACGTACGTCTCCACCCGCGCAAAACGCCCGGTCCCCGGCCCCCAGGATCGCGACCGCGCCGATGTCCGGATCCGTGGCCCAATTCGCCAACGTGTCGGCCATGGCTTCGATCATCGATGCGGTCAGCGCGTTCAGCGCTCGCGGGCGATTGAGGCGGATTACCCCGAGCCCGTCGTCCCGGTCGAACAAGATTTCTGGTTCATCGCCGGTCGGTTGGGCCATCGCGCTATCCCTGCAAAATCTTGCGGGCAATGATCAATCGCATGATTTCGTTGGTGCCCTCGAGTATCTGGTGAACACGCGTGTCGCGTACGAAACGCTCAATCGGATATTCGCGCATATAGCCATAGCCACCGTGCAACTGGAGGGCCTCGTTGCACACTCGGAAACCGATATCGGTCGCCAACCGCTTGGCCATCGCACAATGCAAGGTGGCATTCGAATCCTTGTCGTCCAGCGACTGCGCCGCGCGATGGACCATCAAGCGCGCCGCATCGAGCTCGGTCGCCATATCGGCGAGGCGGAATTGGAGGGCTTGGAAATCGGCGAGTTTGTGGCCGAACTGCTGCCGCTCGCCCATATGTTGGCGGGCCGCCTCCAGGCACGCCCGCGCCGCCCCTATCGAGCACGCGGCAATATTGATCCGTCCGCCGTCGAGGCCGGCCATCGCGATCTTGAAGCCGTCGCCTTCTTCGCCGACGCGATTGGTAATCGGGACTCGGCAATCCTCCAATATCACCGCCGCGGTGGGCTGACTATTCCAGCCCATCTTCTTTTCCTGCTTTCCGAAGCTAAGGCCCGGCGTGTCCTTTTCTATAACGATCGTGGAAACGCCGCCCGGTCCATCGCCGCCGGTCCGACACATGACAACGTAGACATCGCTGGTCGAGCCGCCCGAAATAAAGGCCTTGGTCCCGTTCAACACATAATGGTTGCCGTCGCGTTCAGCCCGTGTGCGCAAGGACCCGGCATCGGAACCGGCGCCCGGTTCGGTCAAGCAATAGCTGGCAAAATGCTCCATCGAAGTAAGTTTCGGCAGCCATTGCCGGCGCTGGTCGATATTGCCGAATCCATCGATCATCCAGCACGCCATATTGTGGATCGAGATATAGGCGGCCGTCGAAGTGCATCCGGCGGACAACTCCTCGAAGATAATCGCGGCATCTAGGCGGCCGAGCCCCGCTCCGCCGACATCATCGCCGACATAGATGCCGCCAAAGCCGATATCGGCGGCCGCCCGCAGAGCATCGACCGGAAATACCTTCTCCTCGTCCCACGTCGCGGCATGCGGCGCCATCTCGTTTACAGCGAAATTGCGCGCCAAATCCTGGAAGGCGCGTTGCTCTTCTGATAGCGTGAAGTCCATGAATTTATAGCCCGGTCGGCGTGGCTGGCGTGCGGATCATAGCCGCGCCGCACCGGCTGTCAATCGCCCGCCACCATTGTCTGGAGCCGGCTGGCGCCTTAGTATCGAGTTGCGCCAATTGTTATGGATCGAGGCAATGGCAAAGAGCGGATCAAAAGTCGAGCCCTTCCTACGACCGGCGGCGATACCGTCGCACGCGGCGACCCATGGGCAATATCCTCAGGTTCGTCTGCGGCGCAATCGCCGTGACGCCTGGACCCGTCGTCTGGTGGCCGAGAACAGGTTGTCCGTCAGCGATCTGATTTGGCCGCTTTTCGTACACGATGGGTCCGAGGACGAAGTTCCGGTGGCGTCAATGCCCGGCGTCGCCCGGCTGTCTATCGCCCGGGCGGTTAAGGCCGCCGAGCACGCCGCCGCGCTCGGCATACCCGCGATTGCCGTTTTCCCGGTTATCGATCCCGAACTAAAGAGCCCCGACGGAGAAGAGGCTTGCGACCCGAACAATTTGGTCTGTCGCGCGGTTCGCGCCATTGCCGAGCGCGGGCTCGATCTCGGCATTATTTGTGATGCCGCCCTCGACCCGTTCACCAGCCACGGTCACGATGGACTGATCCGAGGAGACTATGTCGTCAACGATGAGACGGTCGAGGTTCTGTGCCGGCAATCGCTTGTTCAGGCCGCTGCTGGATGCACCGTCATCGCGCCGTCGGACATGATGGACGGACGCGTCGGCGCGATCAGGAAGGCGCTGGACGAAAACGGGTACGAGGCCGTCCGCATCCTTGCCTATTCAGCCAAATACGCGTCCGCCTTCTACGGACCGTTTCGCGATGCGGTCGGCTCGACGTTAAATCTTGGCGGCGGCGACAAACGCACCTACCAAATGGACCCGGCCAACGGAGATGAAGCATTGCGCGAAATCGCCCTCGACCTCGCGGAGGGAGCGGATATGGTCATGGTCAAACCGGGCATGCCCTATCTCGACATCATTCGCCGCATCAAGGACACCTTCGCGGTTCCAACCCTTGCCTACCAGGTCAGCGGCGAATACGCGATGCTGCGGGCTGCGGCCGACAATGGCTGGCTCGACGGCGAACGCGTGGTGATGGAGAGCCTGATCGCTTTCAAGCGCGCCGGCGCCGACGCAGTATTGACTTATGCCGCAGCCGACGTCGCGGAACGGCTGCGCGCGGCGGGCGATGTAAGAAACGATCGCTGAATCACTTCGTGCCCGCCATTTTCTGTCGGCGACCAGATCAGATTCCGCCGGCCACCTTTTTCGCCACCTTCGCCAACATGTCGACGGCGGTTGCGACTTTGTTGATCGTCTCGGCGAAGTCCGCCAGATCCTGCCGCGCCTTCTTCAGTTCCTCTACAGACGTTTCCAGCTCCGCAATTGCCGCCTCATATTCAACCGTGTTCGCGCCGATCTGATGGGCCGCCAACTTTTCCGAAGCCTCCAACGCCTGGTCATAGACCACTTCGATCTGCTGACGGCGATCGGGGTCGGTTTCGGCTTGGTATTCCGCACGAAGTTGATTGATCAATTCTCTGCGTGACGCCATATCGCCCTCCGCTTCCTAAGATCCTGCGAAGACGGCCGCCGCCGCCGCCAAATCCTCTACCCGTTTGGCGAACGCCCTTATACTGGCGAAGGAAACGTCGCCGGTCTGTAGGGCGGTAACCATTTTGCCGTGGGCCGCGACCATATCCATCGCCGCATCGGCGATCGGCGGATACACCGTATTGGTTTCGCGGATCGTCGTGCCCGCCAGACGCAGCGCTTCCGAGCCGACGAAGCGATCACCTGGCTGGACCTTGCCCTCAAGGGCTTTGCCTGCGTTCTTCTCGAGCTGAAACGCGCGCGCATCCATATATTCGGGTACCGGGCCGTCCTTATTGAACTCGCCCGCGAATAAGTCCCCAAGCTTGGCGATCTGAGGATCGGTGGCCGGCACGATTTGTTTCAGCGCCTCCGCCGCCTGACGATCGATCCACAAACCACCAATGCCGACAATGATCTTACCGATGGAATCGAGTTGGTCGTCGCTGAGCACCTGGTTCTCGTCGAGCGAGCGCACCGACGCGGTGAACTTGCCACCCGCCTTCTGCAATGTCGCCGCCTCGTTGGCATCGACCAGGGCGAGAAGCAGCGCGCCGTATTCCTGGATCGTCTTCGCCGCCTTGACCCGAGCCGCAACGTCCCGTTCATTGAAGGGACCATCGAAGTCGATCTTGTCCTTATCGGGGGTAAGAGCGAGGTCGTACATATTGACTTGGGCAACTCGCGCGGGCAGCGCTTCGACGACTCCCGCCGTGACCGTCCCGAACGAATTGGAGGCAAGGCTGAATTGTCGAACGGCATCGCGCTGTTCGACGGATAGGCCACAGGCGCCCAACGCCAGCACCATGCCGGACAACGCCAACATCCGGCCGAGTTTGCAATCGGCCGACCGCTGGCGGGCGCGGCGCCCGTACCCTTGGGTGAACGATAATGCCATCAAGTTTCCTTTCTTGGGGAAACCCGACGACCCCCATGTTGACGCTTGTTATCCTCGATGTCGAAATTCCATCCGACAACCGAAGCCTAGACAGCGCCCGAGAAAGCGTCAACGTCAAAGCGGTCCCCGTCAGGCGGTTACCCCCGCTGTACACATTTGCTTCGATTCTTGGGGGCCCAATGGTCCAACATTAGACAATGTCAGAAATGGTTACATCCCTAGACCACTAGTGCCGATCGAAAGGCCGAACAGTTGTGGCATGGAAGGCAGTCGAGAATGACCGATACGCTCATCATTTCCGCCGCGGATTCTGGATATTTCGCATTGTTGAAGGGCCTTATTCTATCGATCCGGGAAAAGAACGAAGGGCGAACTACACCGATCAAGATTATGAACCTTGGACTAACTCCCGACCAGGTTGACTGGCTCGCGGGGCAAAACGCCGGTGTCGTGGAAACCGATTGGGCGATCGATTTCCCGGGACGCGATGAATGTCCCAACACTTTCAAAGCGCAGGTCAACCGTCCGTTCTTGCCCCAACTGTTCCCCGAGCATGAGTCTCTAATTTGGCTGGACGCCGATATCTGGGTTCAAACATGGGATGCGATCAAATGGTTTACGATGGCCGCCAAGCAAGACTTCTTGGCTGTCGTACCGGAGATCGATCGGTCGTACAGATACACTTTCCACAAGCCCAACGAATCTGGCTTCATACCAAGTCTTTATGCGGGCGTGTTTGGTGAAGAAGAACGTCAGACCGGCCTTCTTCCGACGCTCAATGTCGGCGCATTCTCGATGTCGGCCGCCAGCGACTTTTGGCCACTATGGCAGCAAACCCTTGATCGCGTCTTATCAAAATCGACCACTTTCCTCGCCGAACAAGCGGCATTCAATTTCGCCGTCTACAAATACCGCCCCACCCGCTATCAATTTCTCCCTACCATCTATAATTGGATGTGCAATCAATCGACGCCGCGATTTCGCAAAGAAATGTTTGTCGAGCCATCGCCGCCGTTTCAGCCGATATCGATGATGCACCTATCCTTCAAAGCCAAGCTTGACGAAACAATTGAAGTTCAATGCGATGACGGACCTCGAAAAATGTCGCTCCGATACAGGCAGGGTCAATACTGATGACATGCGTCGCCTGGCAGGCCAATAGAGCTCTGCCTGAGTTAAATAGTCATTCTTCACGGACGAGTACGGCGTCGGTCAGTCGCCCGAAGATGCCGCCTCTTCGGCGACCTCACGGTGATATTTGCGCCGAATATCGGCGAGATCGACCGTCGGCGACGGCAACTCCATCCCAATCCCTTCGAGTGTGTCGCAAATGATCCGGGCGACGGCGAGATTGCGAAACCATTTCCGATTCGCCGGGATCACGAACCAGGGTGCATGAGTGGTCGAGCATTTCGACAGCGCGTCCTCGAACGCGGCCCTGTAGTCGTCCCAGTAGTCCCGCTCGGTGTAGTCGGATTCGCTGATCTTCCAGTTTTTCGATTTGTCGTCGAGCCGGTTTTTGAATCGATCGAGCTGTTCTTCCTTGCTGATGTGAAGGAAGAACTTGAGGACATGGGTGCCATTGTTCGCCAGCAACCGCTCGAATTCGTTGATCGTCCGGTAGCGCTTCGACCAGGTCTCCTTTGGCACGAGGTCATGAACTCGCGCGACAAGGACATCTTCGTAGTGGGAGCGATTAAAAACCGCAATATGTCCCTTTTCCGGCACGTGGGGATGAATGCGCCAAAGAAAATCGTGTTCACGTTCTGCGGCGGATGGCTGCTTGAAACCGGTGACCGTGCATCCCTGCGGATTCATGCCGCTGATGACATGGTTGACCGTCCCGTCCTTGCCGCCGGCGTCGAGCGCCTGGAGAACGATGAGCACGGAACGCTTGTTCTCGGCGTAGAGCAGGAACTGCAGAGCCGCCAATCGTTGACGGTCCTTCTCTATCATGCGCTCGGCGGATTTGCGCGACACCCCCTTCTCACTGAAATCGGGGTCAATCCTGCCGAGGTTAACCTTTGTTCCCGGCGGAACGATAAAGGTCTTCGAGTAGTTCATGACTTCACCCCTGGTGGAGGCCGCTGTGACTATCGAGTGGTCGCTTGAGGGTAGTGAGAAATGCGGCCTGATGGGCGTGCCGCCGGTCCAGCATCCCGAGCAAGGCGAGTTTGACGGCGTCCTGAAACAGCATCCACACGATGTTGTAGGCCCACACCCAACCGATCAGCGCCCACGAAACCGGTGACATGAGCCAACCAAAAGCGCTGATGAAGACCGCAAAGACTTGCGTTGCAACGATGGCGGCAAACAGCTTCGGGCTCGGATGCGGCGGTTTCCAGAAGGCATGTGGCGTACGAGTCAGGAACAGCATCAGGTGACCGCCGGCGACAAGCTGGAGGAACATCATCGTCTGAAGTTGATCTCGAGGGAGCCCGTAAATGCTGTCGCCCACATAGAGCAGCCCAAAGCTTTGAACGACCGCGAGTAGGCCAAGGATGGTCGAAACCACCAGCGTACGATGCATATCCCAGCGAACCGGCTTGGGGTCGACTTCCGCGTTGTCGAACGCGATGGTCATGATCGGGATGTCGTCGAGCAGGGCGAGGGCGATGATCATGACCGCCGTGAGCGGAAAAAAATCGTAGTAGACCGTTGCCAGGACGACAAAGAACATGATGTCGATCGTCATCGCGATCCGATACAGCGTATAGCTCATCATCCGGCGAAAGATTCGACGCGCCTCCTCTAGGCCATCAATGATCACCGACAATCCAGGGGCGGTTAGGATCAGAGCAGCGGCAGCACGCGCCGCATCGGTCGCCCCGGAGACCGCAATGCCGACGTCAGCTTGCTTCAGGGCAGGCGCATCATTGACGCCGTCGCCGGTCATGCCTGTGATATGCCCGCTTTCCTGGAGCGCCTTGACGACCGCGAACTTGTGCTCCGGGAAGACCTCGGCGAAGCCATCGGCTGCGGCAACCTTCGCGGCAGCATCGGGCGGGATTTGAACCGAGCCGGCGGTGCTTGGGAACAAATCTGTTGCCGGCACGATGTTCTTGCCCATGCCGAGTTGATCCGCGATTTGGCGCGCGATTGCGACGTTGTCGCCCGTGACCATCTTGACCGCGACGCCGTAGTCATGAGCCCGGGAGATGGTTTCTTTGGAGTCGACGCGCGGCGGATCGTAGAGCGGCAGTAGGCCGAGAAACTTCCATGTCTTCTTGTCCTCGGACCGTGCGACGCCCAACGTTCGATACCCCTCGCCGGCGAGATCCTGGATATGCGATTCGATCTTGCCGCGATCGTCTTTGTCCAACTTCGCGAGATCCAGGATTACTTGTGGCGCACCCTTGGTGACGGTGAAGCTCCCGCCGGTCGAATTGGCGATCGAGGCTTGGGTGCGTTTGCTGACAGGGTCGAAAGGTACGAAATCCGTCTGAGTATACTGCTTGAGCGTTTCCGGATCGGCCAGCCCGCCAATGACGGCAAGATCGATCGGATCGGCATCCTCGCTCTTCGAGGCGAGGGCGCCGGCGAGAACCACATCCTGTGACCGAGCGTCGGCCCATGGCTGGGTGTCGCCGAGCGTCAGTTTGTTTTGAGTCAGCGTGCCGGTTTTGTCGGAGCAGAGGATGTCGATGCCGGCGAGTTCCTCGATCGACTCGAGGCGCGAGACGATGGCCCTTTTCTTCGCCAGCATCTGCGCACCCAAGGCCATTGTCACCGAAAGTACTGCGGGCATCGCGACCGGGACCGAAGCGACCAGGAGGATCAGAACGAACTCGGCAAGCTTGAACAACTGGTCTCGATCGAAGTTGCCTCGCATAAGAAGAAGTTGGTCGATGACCAGGATCACCGCGAGCGCCAGGGCGACGACAATAAGAAAATCGCCGATACGGAGCACGGCCTTTTGGAAGTGAGAAACGGTTCCGGCCTTCTGCACGAGCTTTGCGGTGCGACCGAAAAAAGTATCGCCGCCGGTCGCGGTAGCCACCGCAATCATCTCACCTTCCTTGACAATCGACCCCGAATAGGCGTCGTCCCCGACGGATTTCGATACCGGGAGGGATTCGCCGGTTAGCGCGGCCTGGTCGATGCTCAAATAGCCGCCTTGCAGAAGTAGACAGTCCGCGGGGACGACGTCGCCCAAACGCAGGCGGACGATATCGCCGGGAACCAGGTCGCGCGCCTCGATCTCACCCCAATCACCGTCGCGTAACGCGCGGGCCTTGAGTGCGAGAGAATTCTTCAATGCATCGAGCGCGTTAGTTGCCTGATGTTCCTCCCAAAATCCGAGGCCGGCATTGAACAGGAGCAACGCCAGAATAATGACGAAATCACCCCAGTCCTGAACGATCAAAGCCATCAGTGCGGCCGCTTCGATCATCCAGGGAATTGGTGCCCAGAAGAATGGCCGGAGAGTTTGGAGAAGGCTCTTCTTCACCTCTTGAAGTGCGTTGGGCCCGTATTTTGCAAGCCGCTCCGCGGCTTCCGAAGCGGTCAACCCAGTGCTCGGATCGGCGCTTAGTCGCGTCAGCGTGTCAGTAACAGATGGTTTCTCTTCGCCTTGTGCCTTGGTCGCCATGCTGGAGCATCCATATCGGGTGACGAAAGACTACACTAGAGCACTATGTGTTCATGTGGAAACATTCTGCCGGAGGCATTTTTCGCCATGACCAGAAAAGCGCCGCGGAGCATATCCGGCATACGGTCGAGGCGGTCGACGCCGTCATGGCGAAACAGGCCCCGGCCCGACCGGGTTGCGTTTGGGCGGGCCTCCGCGTCGTTGCCGCCCTCACCCGATGCTTCGGCATCGCGTTTCGGACGGCGCCTCGCGGGCCGCCGCCCTCAAATCGCAACAGAATTGATTCGACGTGAACACATAGCGCTCTAACCCCATCGCCCGGAAAACCGCATCGTCCAGAACGAAATCCTGACCATTCCAATTTGGCTGGGATTCCCATGTGGAACTCTCTCGACTTGTTGGCGGGAAGCCGGATCGAGTTCTTGAAGCCCTCGGCAGGCGGCGAACTTGAACGCGGTCGATCCATTGGCCGGAAAGACTGGTGACAGCGGCCAGGTTGGTATCCGTGGCCAGCAACTCGGTCTCGAACCGACCCATCTGGCTGGTTGATCCACGCCCACGCGAATCCGCCTTGCCGCCGACGATCCAGCGCATCGCCGAATCGCGCCCAAGCCGGTCAGCGTCATTCACGTCCTCGTATCCGGCCAGACGACCATAGACGAATTGGCGAAGCAGACCGACGACGCCGTGTCAGCCGTTCTTGCCCGTTCGCCCTTCGGCCAGGACCTTACTCACCAATGCGGTTCGGATCCTTACGATATCGCTCCGGATAGCCTACTCGGCCGAGTTTGACGGGATTGGCGCATCCTTCGCGCGAAGGAATTAGCGTCAACAGCGATTGCGTCGCGCCGATAGGCGCCAGACTCACCCTCCACTGCCGCCCGACATGGTGAGCAATAGGCCAATCGATCATTGCGATGCCTTTCCCATATTCGCGATCGGGCCGCGCATCAGCCAGACGCACAAGGCCGATCCAAGCAATGCTACCAGGGACGCCATGACCATGACGTCGTCGAAAGTGTCGTCGAGGACGCCGATCAGCGTGGCCTTGATTGTTTCGGCGTCCGCCGCCGTGAACTGGGCCAGGGCCTGTTTGACATCGGCGGCCGAGCCATGGGCGAGCTCATGGATCAGACCGAGTTGATCGGCCGGCCCCGAATGCACGGTCGCGACGACGGCGGCAACCGCCGCGTGCTCGACATGGGCCGTCACCAGCCCGCCGGCGACGATGCCCATCGTGCAGCCGAAGTAGAGACAGGTGTTGATCGTGCCCGACCCCTGGCCGGCGTCTCCGTCGGGCAATACGCGGAGACCAACACGCGGCAACAGAGGCATCGTCAGGCCGAATCCGGCGCCGACGAGCAGTAATACCCACCAAAAATCGCCGTAGGCCGATTGGTCGGTCGTGTAATGAAGAAGCCAGAGGCCGACCACCAAGAAGGCCATGCCGATGACGGTCGGCCATCGAAAACTATATGGGGCGAGGAGCCGGGGTGCCAAAATCGATAATGCAAACATCATCGCCGTCAGCGGCAACAACGACAAACCGGCATTGATCGGCGAAAGATGCATGGTGCCGGGCGCCTGAACGAACAAATTGTAAAAGTAGAGAAAGGCAGTCATCACGAAGCCGACGATGGACATGCCTGCGGTCGCGGCGACAAATCGGGGCTTCGTGAAGTAGCGGAAATTTATCAGCGGATCCGCTGCGTGCCGTTCTGCAATGGCGAACGCCGCCGCGGCAACGATCGCAACCGACAGCGTCGATAATGTGTCGAATGACCACCACCCGGCCACATGGGCGTTGGTGAGGCCATAGGCAAGGGTCGCGAGCGTCACGACCAAGAACACCACACCGAGATTATCCAGCTTGGCGTCGCGATGCGTTTCTTTTGGGATGATCGCCGCTTTTCCGACTCGCCAGGCGAGCCCGAGGGCAAACGACAACAAGATGATATCGAAGACAAAAATTGCCCGCCATCCGATATATGCCGTCAGCAGTCCACCGGTGATTGGCCCGATGCCGAACCCGAGTGCGACCATGCCACCCCACAGGCCGACAACTGTCGCGCGCTTCGCCTCGGGCGTCGTCACACTCAAGATCGCGACCGGCGTGGCAAATATCGAAGCCGCGCCGATTCCCTGCAATATTCGCCCGAACAGCATCAGCACCGTTTCAGTTGCCAGCACGGCAGCCGCCGAGCCGATCGCGAAAGTGGCCAGCCCGAGGGTGAAAATTCGGAGTTTGCCGAAAATATCCGCGCACCGTCCGACGACGGCGACAAGCGACGCGCAGGCAAGCATGTAGGCGCTAACGACCCATTGCAGGGCCTCGGCTCCCATAACCAGGTCGCGCTTGATCTCGGGGATGGCCGTTACCACGGCCGTGGTGTTGAAGGCGACGACAAGCGTCCCGAGGCAGGCCATGAACAGAACCAGCCTGCTCCCAGGCCGATCGGTTTTCGGCTCTAACTTTTCAGCCATTGGGTATAGTCCAAACAGGGTTTTCGTGGGCACTGTAACATTCCGCGCACACCAAAAAGAGAAGGCCATGAACGGTCATCGGGATTCCGTTCAAAGGCTTCCGAAAAATGCCTCTGCACATCGATCATGCCAGGGTACCGTATCGCCGGAACCGTGAAATCCAACGTGGCCGCCATGTCGCGACAACAACAAGCGCACGTTGGGTGTGCGCGACCAATCCCCTTCAAGATAGGC
This window of the Alphaproteobacteria bacterium genome carries:
- a CDS encoding polyphosphate kinase 2 family protein; this encodes MNYSKTFIVPPGTKVNLGRIDPDFSEKGVSRKSAERMIEKDRQRLAALQFLLYAENKRSVLIVLQALDAGGKDGTVNHVISGMNPQGCTVTGFKQPSAAEREHDFLWRIHPHVPEKGHIAVFNRSHYEDVLVARVHDLVPKETWSKRYRTINEFERLLANNGTHVLKFFLHISKEEQLDRFKNRLDDKSKNWKISESDYTERDYWDDYRAAFEDALSKCSTTHAPWFVIPANRKWFRNLAVARIICDTLEGIGMELPSPTVDLADIRRKYHREVAEEAASSGD
- a CDS encoding MFS transporter, with product MAEKLEPKTDRPGSRLVLFMACLGTLVVAFNTTAVVTAIPEIKRDLVMGAEALQWVVSAYMLACASLVAVVGRCADIFGKLRIFTLGLATFAIGSAAAVLATETVLMLFGRILQGIGAASIFATPVAILSVTTPEAKRATVVGLWGGMVALGFGIGPITGGLLTAYIGWRAIFVFDIILLSFALGLAWRVGKAAIIPKETHRDAKLDNLGVVFLVVTLATLAYGLTNAHVAGWWSFDTLSTLSVAIVAAAAFAIAERHAADPLINFRYFTKPRFVAATAGMSIVGFVMTAFLYFYNLFVQAPGTMHLSPINAGLSLLPLTAMMFALSILAPRLLAPYSFRWPTVIGMAFLVVGLWLLHYTTDQSAYGDFWWVLLLVGAGFGLTMPLLPRVGLRVLPDGDAGQGSGTINTCLYFGCTMGIVAGGLVTAHVEHAAVAAVVATVHSGPADQLGLIHELAHGSAADVKQALAQFTAADAETIKATLIGVLDDTFDDVMVMASLVALLGSALCVWLMRGPIANMGKASQ
- the hemB gene encoding porphobilinogen synthase, whose protein sequence is MAKSGSKVEPFLRPAAIPSHAATHGQYPQVRLRRNRRDAWTRRLVAENRLSVSDLIWPLFVHDGSEDEVPVASMPGVARLSIARAVKAAEHAAALGIPAIAVFPVIDPELKSPDGEEACDPNNLVCRAVRAIAERGLDLGIICDAALDPFTSHGHDGLIRGDYVVNDETVEVLCRQSLVQAAAGCTVIAPSDMMDGRVGAIRKALDENGYEAVRILAYSAKYASAFYGPFRDAVGSTLNLGGGDKRTYQMDPANGDEALREIALDLAEGADMVMVKPGMPYLDIIRRIKDTFAVPTLAYQVSGEYAMLRAAADNGWLDGERVVMESLIAFKRAGADAVLTYAAADVAERLRAAGDVRNDR
- a CDS encoding plasma-membrane proton-efflux P-type ATPase; this encodes MATKAQGEEKPSVTDTLTRLSADPSTGLTASEAAERLAKYGPNALQEVKKSLLQTLRPFFWAPIPWMIEAAALMALIVQDWGDFVIILALLLFNAGLGFWEEHQATNALDALKNSLALKARALRDGDWGEIEARDLVPGDIVRLRLGDVVPADCLLLQGGYLSIDQAALTGESLPVSKSVGDDAYSGSIVKEGEMIAVATATGGDTFFGRTAKLVQKAGTVSHFQKAVLRIGDFLIVVALALAVILVIDQLLLMRGNFDRDQLFKLAEFVLILLVASVPVAMPAVLSVTMALGAQMLAKKRAIVSRLESIEELAGIDILCSDKTGTLTQNKLTLGDTQPWADARSQDVVLAGALASKSEDADPIDLAVIGGLADPETLKQYTQTDFVPFDPVSKRTQASIANSTGGSFTVTKGAPQVILDLAKLDKDDRGKIESHIQDLAGEGYRTLGVARSEDKKTWKFLGLLPLYDPPRVDSKETISRAHDYGVAVKMVTGDNVAIARQIADQLGMGKNIVPATDLFPSTAGSVQIPPDAAAKVAAADGFAEVFPEHKFAVVKALQESGHITGMTGDGVNDAPALKQADVGIAVSGATDAARAAAALILTAPGLSVIIDGLEEARRIFRRMMSYTLYRIAMTIDIMFFVVLATVYYDFFPLTAVMIIALALLDDIPIMTIAFDNAEVDPKPVRWDMHRTLVVSTILGLLAVVQSFGLLYVGDSIYGLPRDQLQTMMFLQLVAGGHLMLFLTRTPHAFWKPPHPSPKLFAAIVATQVFAVFISAFGWLMSPVSWALIGWVWAYNIVWMLFQDAVKLALLGMLDRRHAHQAAFLTTLKRPLDSHSGLHQG
- a CDS encoding acyl-CoA dehydrogenase → MDFTLSEEQRAFQDLARNFAVNEMAPHAATWDEEKVFPVDALRAAADIGFGGIYVGDDVGGAGLGRLDAAIIFEELSAGCTSTAAYISIHNMACWMIDGFGNIDQRRQWLPKLTSMEHFASYCLTEPGAGSDAGSLRTRAERDGNHYVLNGTKAFISGGSTSDVYVVMCRTGGDGPGGVSTIVIEKDTPGLSFGKQEKKMGWNSQPTAAVILEDCRVPITNRVGEEGDGFKIAMAGLDGGRINIAACSIGAARACLEAARQHMGERQQFGHKLADFQALQFRLADMATELDAARLMVHRAAQSLDDKDSNATLHCAMAKRLATDIGFRVCNEALQLHGGYGYMREYPIERFVRDTRVHQILEGTNEIMRLIIARKILQG